CCACGGTTTGCAGGGCGGCTACCACGCAGGCACTAAGCAGGGTGAAAAAGAGGATTTTATAACGCAGCGGCGACAAGCCCACGGCAACGGCCTGTGTTTGGTCGAAAAACACCAGCAGCAGGTTTTTCCAAAACAGCAATAAAAAGGCCAAGCACACCGCCATGATGATGCCGACTTGAACCACGTCTTCGTCGGCAATGCCCAAGATATTGCCCAACACGATTTCCTGCACGTTGACGGCGGTGGGGTTGATGGAAACGATAAACAGGCCGAGGGCGAAAAAGGTGGTGAAAATAAAGCCGATGATGGCATCTTCTTTCAATTTGCTTACCGCTTTAATCCACAAAATCGCCAATGCCGCCAAGATGCCCGAAATAAAAGCACCCACCGAATAAGGCAGCGAAAGCGAATAAGTGATGGCCACGCCCGGCACCACCGAATGCGACAAGGCATCGCCGATCAACGACCAGCCTTTGAGCATCAGATAAGCCGACAAAAACGCACATATCCCGCCCACGGCGGCACTGATCACAACGGCTTTCACCATATATTCGTAAGCGAGCGGCTCCAGTAACACATCCAGCATAATCAACGCTCCCCGCCGTTTTCCGTTTGCTCCTGCACGGTTTCTTCCTCACAGTTGCAGCCGCATTTTGCGATGGATGCGGGCGGGTCGATTTTGGTTTCGCCGTAAAACACCGCGGGCCGTTCGTCGTCGGTTAATACCGTTACGGCGCGTTTGTCTTCATCTTCATGCAAATCGCTGCCGGCAAGTTGGAAATGGCGCAACACGCCGCCGAAAGCATCTTCGAGATTGCGTTGGTTGAACGTCGATTCGGTCGCGCCCGCCGCCAGCACGGTGCGGTTGATCATCACCACGCGGTCGCAAAAGTCGGGCACAACGCCCAGATTGTGTGTGGAGACCAAAATCAGACGGCCTTCGGCACGCAACTGCCCCAGAAGATCCATAATCATGTTTTCGGTTTTCACGTCCACGCCTGTAAACGGCTCGTCGAGCAGAATCACTCTGCTTTCCTGAGCCAATGCACGGGCGAGAAACACGCGCTTTTTCTGGCCGCCGGAAAGCTCGCCGATTTGCCGTTCGGCAAGATGGGCGATATCTACGCGTTCCATGGCCGTCTGAACTTTCTGTTTGTCGGTTTTACTCGGAATACGCAGAAAATTCATGTAGCCGTAACGGCCCTGCATCACCACATCGTAAACCGAAACGGGAAACTGCCAGTCCACTTCTTCGCTTTGCGGCACATAAGAAACCAAATTGCTTTTCAAAGCCTGCGCGATGGGCAGCCCGCACAGGCGGATATCGCCCTTGCGCGGCTTGAGCAAACCCATCAGGCTTTTAAACAATGTGGACTTGCCGCTGCCGTTCACACCGACCAGCGCACAGGTCATGCCGCCTTCCAAATCCAGCGAAAAATCATAAATGGCCGTGTGGCCGTTGTTGTAGCGCACGGTAACATCTTCGACACGAATCGAAGCAGCAGCGGGGGACATCATTATTTTCCAAATCCTTTTACAATCGTCGATACCGTTGTATTCAACAGGTCGGTATAAGTGGGCACGGGGCCGTTTTTGGCGGAAAGCGAATCCACATACAGTACGCCGCCGTATTTGGCACCGGTTTCTTTCGCCACCTGTTTCATCGGCTTGGGCGAAATGGTGCTTTCGCTGAACACCACCGGAATTTTGTTTTTGCGCACCACATCAATCACTTTGCGCACCTGTTGCGGCGTGCCTTGCTGTTCGGCATTAATCGGCCACAGGTAAACTTCTTTAAAACCGTAGTCTTTCGCCAGATAGCTGAACGCGCCTTCGCTGCTCACCAAGAAACGCTGGTTTTGCGGCACCTGCATCAGCTTGGTGCGTAAAGGTTTGTCGAGCTGCTTGATTTTGTTGCTGTATGCCGCCGCATTTTTGGTATAAACCGCCGCGTTTTTCGGGTCGTATTTCACCAGCGCATTTTTAATGTTTTCGATATACACCAAAGCATTGCTGGTCGACATCCACGCATGGGGGTTGGGCGTGTCTTTGTAAGGCCCTTCGTGAATCGACATCGGCGTGATGCCTTTGGTAACCACCACCGCCGGTTTGTTTTTCACATTTTGGAAGAAGCGTTCAAACCAGCGTTCGAGATTCATGCCGTTCCACAGCACCAAATCGGCCGACTGCGCTTTGGCAATATCTTGCGGGGTGGGTTGGTAATCGTGAATTTCCGCTCCCGGCTTGGTAATCGATTCCACTGTTGCCGCATCGCCGGCCACGTTTTGGGCGATGTCCTGAATCACGGTAAAAGTGGTTACAACTTTAAATTTGGCATGAACGGGCGTGGCCGCAATTGCACTAAACAGCACGCACGCAGCCATTAAAAAGCGGCGCATATGTATTCTCCTAAAATCGTATCAATCGGTATTTTGATGCCAAGCAGCAGTTTGGGCTTATCGGTCGATTCAAGTGCTTTGCGTTGCTATATTAACAATAATGATAATTATTTTCAATTTTAATCTTTATTTGAATGTAAACTACTTTACCCCTTGCTGCGCAATGCCTGTCTGAAAACAGGTTTTCAGACAGGCATTCACGCTCCATACCGCTTGAATATCCACAATGTCATCGCACTTAAATCATCATCCGCCAACCCAAACGGTTTGCGAAACAGACATGCTCTGTTAACATCTCCGGTTTCAACAACCTGCCCGCAAAGGAGATGTTATGACGAAAAATGTTATCCACACAGATCTTGCCCCTGCCGCTATCGGCGCATACAGCCAAGCTGTCCGCGCCGGCAACACTGTTTACATGAGCGGCCAAATTCCGCTGGATCCGGCAACCATGACAATTGTAGGCGACGGGGATTTTGCAGCCGAAACCCATCAAGTGTTCAAAAACCTGAAAGCCGTGGCGGAAGCGGCCGGCGGCTCGCTTGACGATATTGTCAAACTAAACGCCTATCTGACCGACCTCGGCAATTTCGCTACGTTTAACGAAATCATGTCCCAATATTTCAGCCAGCCCTTCCCCGCACGCGCAGCAATCGGTGTGGCCGCGCTGCCCAAAGACGTGCAGGTGGAAGCAGAAGCGGTTTTGGTGCTGAACGATTAAGCGCCCATCCCAACAACAATGCCTGTCTGAAAAGAAAAAAGCGGCTTGATTTCAGTCGCTTTTTTCTTTTCAGACAGGCATCGGTATATGCGCGGCCTACAACCAAGACAACACTTCAACCTCATCCCCAACCCTTAACGTACCCTCATTTAAAGCAATCAGGTTCACGCCGAAAATGGCTTTCCTGCCGACAGCCAAAGTAGAAAGCGGCTCCTGAAAAGGGTCTTTCCGGCCGGTTTGCAAGTCCACCGTAATCATCACGCAACGCACACACGGCTTGAGGTGTTCAAACTCCACTTCTCCGATGCGGATACGCTGCCAGCCTTCTTCTTCATAAGCTTCCAGCCCGTCCACCACAAAATTGGCGCGAAACCTTTCCATTTCCACCGGAGTTTCAAGATCGGCATTCAGGCTGCGCAACGATGCGGTGTTGGTCAACAAAAAAGGTGCGCCGTCGGCAAACGACAGCGGGGTTTGCGTATGCGCCAGCACCCGGTTGCTTTCCGCGCCCAACCAATAAATGCGCGCTTCCATACCCAGCTTTTCACTCAACCAGCCATCAGCGGCGGTGTTGCCGCAGTATGCACGGAAAGAATCGCGCCACACGGTTGCATCGGCCTGCTCAGTCATCTCGGCTGTGCGTACCGTGAAGCTGCTGCCGTCGGGGGCGGTCAAGGTTATCGAATCATGCGCCGCCTCTACGCGCCAAAGCAGCATGTGCGGAAATTTCCTTGCCGTAATCATATTGCCTTGCGGTGAGGCAATCAGCCACTCCCTATCATGCTGCAAGCCTTTTACGCTTAGTTTGGATTCCGACAATGCGTTTGCACCCATTGATTTAACAGGATAGCGGTTCAGTTGGATGAGTTTCATATTTTTCAGACAGGCATTGATAAACACGGCCAAATCATAGCATATAGTCAATCAACTTAACTTGATAATATGGTTTGGCAGCCCTGTATCAACATAAAACAAAAAATGCCTGTCTGAAAATTTTCAGACAGGCATTCCAACAAACAAACCGAAGTATGATTATTTGTCCAATACTTCACCCTGTGCACGCTGCTGCTCAATGGATTTGTTGATATACCATTGCTGCGCGATACTCAAGATATTGTTCACTACCCAGTAAAGCACCAAGCCGGATGGGAAGAAGAAGAACATTACCGAGAAAATAATCGGCATCATCTTCATCATTTTCGCCTGCATCGGGTCGGTCGGCGGCGGGTTCAACGTGGTTTGGAACCACATGGTCGCTGCCATCAGCAACGGCAAGATGAAATAAGGGTCTGTGCGGCTAAGGTCGGTAATCCAGCCGATCCACGGAGCCTGACGCAATTCAACCGAAGCGAAAACAGCCCAATACAATCCGATAAACACAGGGATTTGCAGCAGCATAGGCAAGCAGCCGCCCAGCGGGTTGATTTTCTCATCGCGGTACATCTGCATCATGGCCTGCTGCAAAGCCATGCGGTCATCGCCATACTTCTGTTTCAAAGCTTCCAGCTTAGGCGCAACGGCACGCATTTTCGCCATTGAACGGTAAGAAGCATTGGTCAGCGGGTATAAAGCGGCTTTAACAATCACGGTAAGCAATACAATCGCCCAACCCCAGTTACCCACCAAGCCATGCAGTTTTTCCAGCAGCCAAAACAAGCCGGTGGCGGGGTAATAAACGCGACCGTAATCTTTTACCAATTCAAGCTTATCGGCAATATTGCGGATGGTGGCGGTAGTTTGCGGGCCGGCGTACAGGCTCATCGGGAAGCTGTACTTCATGCCGTTCTGCATTTCGGGCAGATTAACCGCCACTCCTGCAGAATACAGATTGTCGTTACGGCGTTTCACATCAATTTGACAGCCCGCGGTACACACAGTCGCACCGTCTTTAGGCTGCAAAATCCAAGTAGCCATAAAATAATGCTGAATCATACCTACCCAACCGGTGTTGGTGCGGCGTACATATTCGGCTTTGTCGGTGCCTGAGTTGAAATCATCATCCAAATCGCCGAAATCAACTTTTTCAAACTCGCCCTGCGGCGTGTACACGACCGGCCCGGTATAAGTATGGGTAAAGAAACCGGAACCTTCCGGCGCTTTGTTGTCACGCACCACTTTATACACCGCATGGGCTTTTAAAGGCTTGCCGCTCAAATTGGTTACGTCAAAGCGCACGTCAACCAAGTAACTGTCTTTTTTAAACGTATAAACTTTATCGATCTGCAAACCGTCGCGTGCAGGAGCGCTCAAACGAACTTCTGCTTTATCGCCGTTTAGTGTGTACTGTTTCTGCGCGGCAGTGAAAGCCAACCCCTTCAATAGGCTTTGCCCGCTTTCATCTTGCAGATCAGATTGCGCAATGTAAGTGTTTTCTTTATTGTCGCTAAACAATACGAAATC
This portion of the Neisseria canis genome encodes:
- a CDS encoding MOSC domain-containing protein, with product MTICYDLAVFINACLKNMKLIQLNRYPVKSMGANALSESKLSVKGLQHDREWLIASPQGNMITARKFPHMLLWRVEAAHDSITLTAPDGSSFTVRTAEMTEQADATVWRDSFRAYCGNTAADGWLSEKLGMEARIYWLGAESNRVLAHTQTPLSFADGAPFLLTNTASLRSLNADLETPVEMERFRANFVVDGLEAYEEEGWQRIRIGEVEFEHLKPCVRCVMITVDLQTGRKDPFQEPLSTLAVGRKAIFGVNLIALNEGTLRVGDEVEVLSWL
- a CDS encoding metal ABC transporter permease; this translates as MLDVLLEPLAYEYMVKAVVISAAVGGICAFLSAYLMLKGWSLIGDALSHSVVPGVAITYSLSLPYSVGAFISGILAALAILWIKAVSKLKEDAIIGFIFTTFFALGLFIVSINPTAVNVQEIVLGNILGIADEDVVQVGIIMAVCLAFLLLFWKNLLLVFFDQTQAVAVGLSPLRYKILFFTLLSACVVAALQTVGAVLVIAMVITPGATAYLLTDKFSKLVGIAVALGFFTGGIGAYASYFFDGATGGIIVCLQTVLFLLAFIFAPKYGLLKQKQTAALQGETGHD
- a CDS encoding ATP-binding cassette domain-containing protein is translated as MMSPAAASIRVEDVTVRYNNGHTAIYDFSLDLEGGMTCALVGVNGSGKSTLFKSLMGLLKPRKGDIRLCGLPIAQALKSNLVSYVPQSEEVDWQFPVSVYDVVMQGRYGYMNFLRIPSKTDKQKVQTAMERVDIAHLAERQIGELSGGQKKRVFLARALAQESRVILLDEPFTGVDVKTENMIMDLLGQLRAEGRLILVSTHNLGVVPDFCDRVVMINRTVLAAGATESTFNQRNLEDAFGGVLRHFQLAGSDLHEDEDKRAVTVLTDDERPAVFYGETKIDPPASIAKCGCNCEEETVQEQTENGGER
- the yidC gene encoding membrane protein insertase YidC — translated: MDAKRLTMFFAIALLILLGWEQLFPTPKQPQAVVQQQQQQQQKAPSTELTLAPAQPITVTTDTVKAVIDEKSGDLRGLTLLKYNAAGNEKQDFVLFSDNKENTYIAQSDLQDESGQSLLKGLAFTAAQKQYTLNGDKAEVRLSAPARDGLQIDKVYTFKKDSYLVDVRFDVTNLSGKPLKAHAVYKVVRDNKAPEGSGFFTHTYTGPVVYTPQGEFEKVDFGDLDDDFNSGTDKAEYVRRTNTGWVGMIQHYFMATWILQPKDGATVCTAGCQIDVKRRNDNLYSAGVAVNLPEMQNGMKYSFPMSLYAGPQTTATIRNIADKLELVKDYGRVYYPATGLFWLLEKLHGLVGNWGWAIVLLTVIVKAALYPLTNASYRSMAKMRAVAPKLEALKQKYGDDRMALQQAMMQMYRDEKINPLGGCLPMLLQIPVFIGLYWAVFASVELRQAPWIGWITDLSRTDPYFILPLLMAATMWFQTTLNPPPTDPMQAKMMKMMPIIFSVMFFFFPSGLVLYWVVNNILSIAQQWYINKSIEQQRAQGEVLDK
- a CDS encoding metal ABC transporter substrate-binding protein; its protein translation is MRRFLMAACVLFSAIAATPVHAKFKVVTTFTVIQDIAQNVAGDAATVESITKPGAEIHDYQPTPQDIAKAQSADLVLWNGMNLERWFERFFQNVKNKPAVVVTKGITPMSIHEGPYKDTPNPHAWMSTSNALVYIENIKNALVKYDPKNAAVYTKNAAAYSNKIKQLDKPLRTKLMQVPQNQRFLVSSEGAFSYLAKDYGFKEVYLWPINAEQQGTPQQVRKVIDVVRKNKIPVVFSESTISPKPMKQVAKETGAKYGGVLYVDSLSAKNGPVPTYTDLLNTTVSTIVKGFGK
- a CDS encoding RidA family protein; the encoded protein is MTKNVIHTDLAPAAIGAYSQAVRAGNTVYMSGQIPLDPATMTIVGDGDFAAETHQVFKNLKAVAEAAGGSLDDIVKLNAYLTDLGNFATFNEIMSQYFSQPFPARAAIGVAALPKDVQVEAEAVLVLND